The following coding sequences lie in one Oryctolagus cuniculus chromosome 7, mOryCun1.1, whole genome shotgun sequence genomic window:
- the LOC100358957 gene encoding ETS translocation variant 3-like protein → MEKALSPRCRLPVAQRQALEAKDPRERRSLPPTPDRGGTAWEGAQDRGVVAGQGVRQKEPESARGDRLLQGGGGGSGQRLLSPACREWTMHCSCLAEGFPAASPCNYWVSGLAFPDWAYKAESSPGSRQIQLWHFILELLQKEEFRHVIAWQQGEYGEFVIKDPDEVARLWGRRKCKPQMNYDKLSRALRYYYNKRILHKTKGKRFTYKFNFSKLIVVNYPLWEVRAPPSPHLLLGAPALCRPALVPMSVQSEVGVRAPQPPLASPILVPECPGGWGYWTTNGTAPSYEKVTSGQCRGSLG, encoded by the exons ATGGAGAAGGCACTCAGCCCTCGCTGCCGCCTCCCTGTTGCTCAGAGGCAGGCTCTGGAAGCCAAGGACCCCCGTGAGAGAcgctccctccctcctacccccgACAGAGGTGGGACCGCCTGGGAGGGGGCGCAGGACCGAG GGGTCGTTGCCGGGCAAGGAGTGCGCCAGAAGGAACCAGAGAGCGCGCGCGGGGACCGGCTGCTGCAGGGCGGCGGTGGCGGCAGCGGGCAGCG CCTTCTCTCGCCCGCCTGCCGGGAGTGGACCATGCACTGCAGCTGTCTCGCCGAGggcttccctgctgcctccccatgcaACTACTGGGTCTCAG GCTTGGCCTTCCCGGACTGGGCCTACAAAGCCGAGTCGTCCCCCGGCTCCCGGCAGATCCAGCTGTGGCACTTCATCCTGGAGCTACTGCAGAAGGAGGAGTTCCGCCACGTCATCGCCTGGCAGCAGGGAGAGTACGGGGAGTTTGTCATCAAGGACCCAGACGAGGTGGCCCGCCTCTGGGGCCGCAGGAAATGCAAGCCACAGATGAACTATGACAAGCTGAGCCGGGCGCTCAG GTATTACTACAATAAGAGGATCCTGCACAAGACCAAAGGCAAGAGGTTCACGTACAAGTTCAACTTCAGCAAGCTCATCGTGGTCAACTATCCTCTGTGGGAAGTGCGGGCACCACCGTCCCCCCACTTGCTGCTGGGGGCCCCTGCCCTGTGTCGGCCAGCCCTGGTGCCCATGAGTGTGCAGAGCGAGGTAGGTGTGAGGGCCCCTCAGCCTCCACTGGCCTCTCCCATCCTGGTCCCTGAGTGTCCCGGGGGTTGGGGGTACTGGACAACCAATGGCACAGCACCCAGCTATGAGAAGGTGActtctggccagtgccgcggctcactaggctaa